The genomic window cataaatatatatcgATAGATTTATAACTTATTTTTTCATGATTCTTGTTAAATTAActtatctatattttttattagggtaaagtatactttttgttcttGAAGTTtagcaaaagttttaaaaatatccctaagttttattttgtttcaattttatctcaGAAACtttcaatttgcatcaaatatgctctcgacagctaaattttcaaaaaatttaataccaatctaacaataatgcatgaaaattatgcttgatttgcttgtgttgatggttgttcttataaaattattattaaattgatcttaaattttttgaaaaattagtcgttaagagtatatttgatgcaaaataaaaaatttttgggacaaaattaaaacaaaaaaaaattaaaattttttttaaaatttttgtcaaagaAANNNNNNNNNNNNNNNNNNNNNNNNNNNNNNNNNNNNNNNNNNNNCTTTTTattatgaaaaattttatttatatatatatatatttaaattaatctaatctaaaatataattttttaagtatttatttatattttttttgcaaAAAGTTAACTACTAATCATATATAGTAGAATCTAGAGtactttattatattttaaaaggAAGATCCATCTTTTTCTCGTGTTCCTCGCGGACTCGTGGTCGTTGGACCACCTGTGGCAAAAATTTCTAACATGTAAGGtagtgtttggaagttcaaaTTAAGATTTGAtagctaaaattaaaattttggtattttcaatatttttaaaaagtaaattatGTTTACCAGTTGAACAACACCATTGCTATTAGATCCTTCTCCATTGCATATAACATCAACATTTGCAGCCTTTGATATTAAGCATGGAAACATCTCCTTCCATTGATTCTGCAAGAACaatattgtaaaaaaaaatattacatacTAAAAAATGAATAATTTAATTTGTGCATATTATGTtagctttaaaaaaaaaaaaacattttaagTAAATATACAGGTACACCAGTATTTCagtaatttttaaccgttgattttaattatatatattatatatattttttataattaagatcaacggttaaaaatcactgaTATATATACTTACCACATCTAGAAAACTTTGGACAAGACTTGATAGGTCCATAAAAACCATTCCATTTTCTCTTGATGCTTCAATGGACATGTTTGACCTTCTTCCAATAATTCTTGAATTATTGTGAACCTCAAAAACCTTCTCATATTCATCATAGTTGAGTATTTCTCTACCAGTTTCAACACTACGAACCCATAAAGGTTCTCCAATAGTAGCCATCTTTATGAGTTCCTCTATTGCTTGGTTCACTATCTCCATTATCCTTGATTTTTCAACCCCAAAAATTCCATTGTAAAAATCCATTGATGAGCTTATTCTATTATTATCTACTTGCTCATGGCTAGTTGAACATGAAGGGTACGTTATTGTTCCAGCTGATGGGTATTTCCCTGAAACTTCTCGTAGCTTCTCTATCTAGAATCAAATACACTTATTTTCATGTAAAATTGATAATTGAGAaccattaaataatttaaaaaatttaactaaGTTATTATgttttcaattatcaacttcTCACGAAGATATATAACTGTATGTAAGTTTCTACTAAATAAAGTCAAAATATATTGTATACTATGGTATCTATATATACTTACCTAACTTACTAaaaagagataaatgttaatatttaaattaaaaaatataaaaataaataaatttttaatatttaaaatttaccataaaaaataaattcgACAATTTCGGTACCAAAATTATAGGCACCATAGAATTTACCGTCAAAATATTATATGAACATATGTAGTGTATATATATACCTAACCCTAATTATTTCATTCATTTCACAAAAAAGTTGAtagttatatatataaatacCTCAGCTTTGAGTTTGGCATTTTCTAAACGAAGTTGTTGTTCTTCAATGGAGATGGTGGAACTATCATCAGTGATAGTAGAAGTGGTGGCCATGGCCATGCCACAGTTAGGGCAGCAAGATTTGCTTATGGCCTCTCTCATGGCCTTATTTTCCTCCattaatttctctatttctttcttcAACAACGAACTTTCATGACGCTCTTGTATTGCCTGgccaaattgaaaaaaataataattgcaTGACGAGTTAATAATTATAATGAAttagttaaaattaaaaattaaaaataattaaataatataaaaaatatcgcTGTCATAAATTTGTTTGTCCAAAACATTTAAAGTATTTAATAAAAGTGTTTAATATTGATGAAACACAGTCGTGCAATCATAATTGTTCTCTTGGCAAATTATTCACACTGTACGGAcacataataaatataaaaagtaattatttttactaatatgaCGTTATATGAAATTGGATGTACATGTAAAATAGTTTTACATTGAAGatatatcaaaatcaaattcTTTAATAAAAACACATGAATAGTTATATCTAATAATGATAAATATATGAATTTAAACAAAATTAATATACAATTAATTAGGTACCTTGATTTGGGTTCGACGATTTTGGAACCAAAACTTGACTTGACTTGGAGCAAGGCCTAATTGCTTGCTGAGTTGTTTCCTTTGGCTTTCATCTGGATGGGGGGATTCTTTGAAAACCCTAATTAATAGTAATAAATactcatctcagctttttaatTATTAGCTGATTTAATTATCTATCATCAAGCTTCAATAATAATTCGTACATATATACATGTTTGTATGCATCTATTTAAGTAATGACacaaactataaaaattaaaaggcCCTTAGAGAAAAAGTAGTACTTGTTTTATAGTTTCACGTTGTTATTTAAATGAAATAATTATTTCACTTTTACTCATTTATGGTTGTATGTAAAAATAAAAGgaattatttttcaatttcattgGTAGTCCAATTACTGCAAAATTAGAGTACGAACCAAATTTTGTAGTCCCTGCATGCGAAAACAATGCATGTGAAATTGAGAAATAATGATAAAAAcataatttgttttatttttaacaaagtcagaaaataataaatttttttatttaaattaaaatagcCTTATAATCACTGtttcacatttttattttatttttgaaaagaaattaaGGTAAAATTGATATTGATAATCCTACTTGGAAATTGGAATATAATCATgatccaaattcaaattttttcttaCGATGATATTAGagagtcaaaaaaaaaaaaaaacttaaaacttactttatttagtatttattaattatcacaTCAATTAATAAATACGGTATAAAATAAGTTTTGACTgattttgactaaattttttttgttatcaaacaTTTTCCTTAATTTTTGACCTGATTTCTTATTGAATGTGTCTCAACAATATATCTTTGATTATTACCAACACATAGATTGAAAGAAAGGGTTTGGCTTTCAAAAGGAAATTaaaggttatatatatatattgacatAATTATGATGACAAATACATAGAGTAGCAAATCTAAAAAGCAAAAGCTGTTAAAATTTTTAAGCTAGTAAGCTTTAGCTTTTAATCATTGATCTTCCTTTTATTATGACCCTCATATATGGCAAACTCTTCTCATCATAGCAAACTACTACTCTATCTTTGACTTGCCAAGAAACtatgaaataattaattaattcatcCATAAtaataaccacaaattaatacGTACGTTATTATAAATTAGTTAATAACACCCAACATGCCgcatattcataaattaaaatatgtaaagtttgaatctttgtcGTCTTGGTTAAttaattagaattgcatgttgCTCTTTTCTAACAAATAAAGATCCAATACACCCTAAAAAGAATAAAAGTGTAAGAGAACAGCAATAATGcttgttatttgcaaccatgaTTCACTGTTATTGTCCCCACTACTCATACCAAatgcatacatacatacatatacatatacatatatatatacacaaatgaaaatgaaattcttaTATAGAGAGCAAATCAATAAAGAGCTAACGggcaatgagtaatagctcaaatagcatagtttccccatactcaattaagaggttgcgggttcgagtctcctatatttagtaaaaaaaataaaaataaagagctaAGACTATTATTTAGTGTTAAattgttgtttaatttatttttttataataaattttaaatatttaaaaataatttatttttatatttttaaattaaatgttaatttttaatttcttttaacaaGTTAGATATtactttttagatattagatATNNNNNNNNNNNNNNNNNNNNNNNNNNNNNNNNNNNNNNNNNNNNNNNNNNNNNNNNNNNNNNNNNNNNNNNNNNNNNNNNNNNNNNNNNNNNNNNNNNNNNNNNNNNNNNNNNNNNNNNNNNNNNNNNNNNNNNNNNNNNNNNNNNNNNNNNNNNNNNNNNNNNNNNNNNNNNNNNNNNNNNNNNNNNNNNNNNNNNNNNNNNNNNNNNNNNNNNNNNNNNNNNNNNNNNNNNNNNNNNNNNNNNNNNNNNNNNNNNNNNNNNNNNNNNNNNNNNNNNNNNNNNNNNNNNNNNNNNNNNNNNNNNNNNNNNNNNNNNNNNNNNNNNNNNNNNNNNNNNNNNNNNNNNNNNNNNNNNNNNNNNNNNNNNNNNNNNNNNNNNNNNNNNNNNNNNNNNNNNAAtacatttaattaaattattacttAATAAATTGTAACTATTAAATTCATATTAAGATAAATTGTATGTGACTTTTTACCttatttataacaaaaattacacaatatatataaataaaagttaACTATTATTATTACTTGATTCTTTACTGGGGTGGTGAGTGGTGACAGTACATTTGTAAATTGAAAAATAACATGTCCATGTAAATGTATGAAGCACCATgctaatttagaaaaaaaaaaaaaacatattctaCGNNNNNNNNNNNNNNNNNNNNNNNNNNNNNNNNNNNNNNNNNNNNNNNNNNNNNNNNNNNNNNNNNNNNNNNNNNNNNNNNNNNNNNNNNNNNNNNNNNNNNNNNNNNNNNNNNNNNNNNNNNNNNNNNNNNNNNNNNNNNNNNNNNNNNNNNNNNNNNNNNNNNNNNNNNNNNNNNNNNNNNNNNNNNNNNNNNNNNNNNNNNNNNNNNNNNNNNNNNNNNNNNNNNNNNNNNNNNNNNNNNNNNNNNNNNNNNNNNNNNNNNNNNNNNNNNNNNNNNNNNNNNNNNNNNNNNNNNNNNNNNNNNNNNNNNNNNNNNNNNNNNNNNNNNNNNNNNNNNNNNNNNNNNNNNNNNNNNNNNNNNNNNNNNNNNNNNNNNNNNNNNNNNNNNNNNNNNNNNNNNNNNNNNNNNNNNNNNNNNNNNNNNNNNNNNNNNNNNNNNNNNNNNNNNNNNNNNNNNNNNNNNNNNNNNNNNNNNNNNNNNNNNNNNNNNNNNNNNNNNNNNNNNNNNNNNNNNNNNNNNNNNNNNNNNNNNNNNNNNNNNNNNNNNNNNNNNNNNNNNNNNNNNNNNNNNNNNNNNNNNNNNNNNNNNNNNNNNNNNNNNNNNNNNNNNNNNNNNNNNNNNNNNNNNNccataaatatataataattaatttagttgttaattttttatatatatttaatatttttaaaattattttttttagtatttattattaatcactggtatgaATATTACTGATTAATTCATTATAGAATTTAATATAAAATCCATATTAGAATAGTCATCAATAGTAGAAATATACAATGTGCCAATCCAAAAAACCGCAAATTGAACTGCCGCAATATCTTTTTATTTAGCAATGATTACGTAAACCGATGCTAAATGACCGCCGCAATCTTCCATTTATGTTGTAAGTACAAGCTAAGCAATTCTTTATCTTTTTTCACttgttattataataattaaaagcaTCAATTATAAAGCTAAAAAATTTAGATATAAAAATAAGATGAGAGTTATATTTTAATATGgtaatttttagtgttttttaaaacTGTGGGAAATACATAAATcgtgtttaaaaattttttaaaatgtgtGGTACACAAATCGAACtctccgatttgtgtttaaaaaattaaaaaatttggagtacacaaatcAGACCGTTCGACTTGTGTActccaaatttttaaaattttttaaatacaaatcgGACTGttcaagtagaaaaataaaatggtTCGATTTTTGTATCTAAAAATCGGACGGTTCCGATTTCTGTATCTCTTAAAAATAGGTCCGATTTGTACTCCATAAATTAAATCATcttacattttaaaaaaaataacacaatAGATCATAATTCAAAAAAACACCATTGGTaacccaatattaaaaataaaaatgtgtcAGTTATAATACCTAAGCATATATGGGCCAAAATTTTATCATTTATTGTAAAATTAGAAatgcaaaaaaaattgaaaacattaTTTACGTACGCTTCCATTTCTCTGATCTGCCCAGCGGTGTGCCTATGatacttctttcttttcttcttcttgctcccatcgtcatcaccaccaccatcatcatcattatctgaTCTTGATCTCAACGGCCCAGAATTCTCACTGCTTACAGTGGTGGTGGTGTCCTCTTTCCTTGAACACTCTCTACTTCCCTCATCCCCTATTTCCTCTATTTGGTTATTAAAAATCCCAGCCTTCAataccataaaaaaaaataacaaatcaacTCTCTTAATTTaatcataaataattaattatagcNNNNNNNNNNNNNNNNNNNNNNNNNNNNNNNNNNNNNNNNNNNNNNNNNNNNNNNNNNNNNNNNNNNNNNNNNNNNNNNNNNNNNNNNNNNNNGTTAACTATGTTATAGTAGCTAGTAGTGATTCTAGAGGGAGTTATATTATATAAGATATGTTATTATTGTACTTACAAGGGTGAGGGAGAGAGTTGGAGAGGAGAACAAGTCCTTATTGGTGTTTGAAGACATGTCCATTTCCATTAGCTACAAGAATAACACACACTCTCTGAATAACGTTTAATTTGATGATTTCCTAAGAAGCAAAAATGGTGGGAGAGATTGGTGTCTTCTTcatagagagaaagagagagaaagagttaaGAGAGTGAAAAGAGGTTGAGAGTTGAGACTCTTGACTCTTGAGAAACGTAAGGACTACTCTCAATATTTAAGAATATAAAAACAAGAGGGGAACTCGCTATcttgtttttttatatttattttatttttcatcttatttttttattttgataatgtATGTATGTANNNNNNNNNNNNNNNNNNNNNNaaaaatattaattatttttaaattatttttacttataaaaattaaataaaagatatattaataattaacgtgtcatataaatatattttaaaaaaaaatcattgatAAAAAACTAACTAACCTCACTAAGTTAAATATCAAAAATCAAAATGggtatttgttttaattaaagaTTTTCTAATTCTTCAAAAAATTTATCAGGAATTCAAATAAGTATTCACTCAAgtattttttatatgaatttgaGTACTTAGTCAAGTTTTTTTATATGGATTTAAATCCTCtaaatttagattttattttaaaatgctaAATATAATTTTTCATCATTTATgaataaagagaaaatatttaaaaataaaagattataCTTTATCttctaaaaaaaatccaaaatttaaaaagttcaaattttttatattcataattattttaattttcaaagtaTATTTTNNNNNNNNNNNNNNNNNNNNNNNNNNNNNNNNNNNaataaaattcaaatatattatgaataaaaagtaaaaacactaATATTAAGACAGCTTTATGTATTCTCCTTAATATGTAACATTTAaagttaatttaatttattattaataaaggAACTATTCATGGTGTTAtcagattattttttatttattttgacacaatttacaatatatttattataagagTGAGATATTTTTATTAATGGTGCAATATCATTTATTATTaaatgatttaaaaagataaattaattATACCACAATAAATAATATTGGCAGGAGTACGATTGACAATTAGAAAGAATCCATTTCATAATTAGAGAAAAAGACCCAACAAGAATTTTAGAAAAGTAGTTTTCTACGTAAGTGTTAACTTTATATTAAAAAATCATGTCCATAATTAATGAAATAATCATGTTATTATATGACAGCAGCTGAGTCTCTCATTTATTAATGATAAAATCTCTTTCACATTCAAGTTTAGGATTTTTGTTTAACAATGATTAATTCCAAACGAATTTAGCTTTCATTTAAAGATTTATCTTTAAATAAGTTATtgcatataaaataaaatttaaatatttaatatttatttaaataaataagtaaattaattatttgaTCAATATAAATtggttcaattttttatttttaacctttggcaagaaaaaaaaattagtcatacaaattttatttttttggagtCATCTTTTAGATTTCTGTTAGAAGATTTTTTTATTGTTCACGATATTTTATAAGACTGTGTTTGATATGTAAGAGCTatgacacggacacgggacacgacacgacataGGACACGCCGAcatgcgaattttaaaatcttacctgACACGGGGACatgtatacatataaaatataaagtagtttttagataaatcgtaatgatattttgatattttattgatattaaaatataaattaaaatttttaattatttttagtatcttattttaattatatcaagtatttaaaatattttttttgttttaataaataataatatacactatatctaaatttattttaaaaatatagttaagaataagactggaaaTGCAGGtgtgtccggagaagaatttttttattttttattgagacacggtttggacacagcagacacgcgtgtcggacgagtgtcggtgagtgtcgtgtccgaaatgcgtccgacacgcggacacgacaactaagcgaagtgtccgtgcttcatagtgTAAGAGTGTAAAACTGTGTTTGTTTTTAAgaataggataagataagatattgagAACAAGACACAAAAGatagagatacaaaattttgtattcttgtattctatttggtgataaattagaacaaattatgaaaatttaatttattctcatttttttatccaaaaaatttgagaagaaatatataatcataaaaaatataattacgaaaaattaacaagaataataaaaaaaaataaaaaataagttgtgttccttgttagtgtctctgtgtTCTTCATgtggatggacacaaaatacactaattcaatgtCTATGGACACAATATCTCTATTCATATCTTATatgtcaaacacgattttgtgtttTTGTGTCCTTATTTTGGTATCCTATCCCTGTAAATAAATGCAGCCTAAAGGACTAATTCGTCGCGAATCTAAACTTTATTTAAAGTTTTGCCACTGGCCAATAAATTACTGTATACATAaggcatgattttttttttttggacgggCATAAGGCATGATTTGAATATCCGATACTTGGACGAGTGAGCCGAGGTTGGTCCATGTAGTTTTTATATGAAAACAGGCCTAAGGCCCATAAAGTACTTGGCCAAAAAACAGAAGTCCGACCCAAAAACACAGAAAAGTCAACAAAATTGAGAATTTTTATTTTCAGAAAAGTAATTTTATTTGATTTCGATATCTTTTTTGTGGTTCACATTGCTTGGCTTTGAATATTGTGGTTCTCACTTCTCAGTCCCTGTCTCCGAACTCTGAACTCAGTGGCACTCATCTTGCAGCAGTGTACTCTTCCAAAAGTAAACAATTTTGCTTTTGGAATCTAACTTTCTTTTGATGTTCCTCAAATTTTGTTTGACTAAAAGATGAACTAACTatctgatttatttattttttcttaataatGATGATTCAGGTTTGTGGTCGCACTTTGGAGTTGGAAATGGCTTCCACTGTTGCAAGCTTGCTACCGCCGTTGCTGGTTCATGGCAGACAATCACATGCTGTGACCATGCATAGTTTCCCCCTTTCTCCTCCTCTTTTTGGTAACCctttttacttgtttgtatttattttatttttaatttctaagttGAATTTTTCCCCACATGCACTGTGCGTCTGCAAAGTTTGATTTCTTCTGTGATTGTCAATTCTTCAATTTTAGGCTTTGATTTAAGGTTTTTTCTTTCcttctaattttttaatttttgattttatttaaaGTGTAGTTAGTACAAGTCCAATtgaatcacttttttttttgaagaaattAAATTgtctaataagtaataacacaATGTACCATTAGAATATTTCCATCATAAAATTTGGTTGAAGTAGATTCTAAAGTAAAATGACAAATAAACACGAGGATTTATATTTCAGACAGATTAgtcctaaagaaaaaaaaagtaccaATAAAGTTCTCTAGGATAACAAACATCGATAAGTTAGTTCAAATTAAGATTTTTTATCCTAAACTCTAGACCCTAAACTGCCTGAAGTGGAAATCCTCACGGGTTTATTTGTCACTTTACTGTAATTTTTATATGTACAATTCATCAAAGATGTTGTACTGGATTGGATTCAGTTTAAAAGATTATTATTGTATTTGTGATTTTAAAGTGTGATTTTAATGCACATTAAGATTGCATTTGAACTTTTGTGTCTACGGATCAATTGTAACTATGTCCTTGTCATCATCGTTCCACATCTTTTATTTGATTACCTATAACTTCTGCTGATGCATTTTATCACTGTCTTTGTATTCCGGATTCGATTTTATTTGCCTATTTTTATTTCGTAGAGAGACGAAACCATACTGCTTTTGTTGTGAAGGCCTCTGGAGATAGTTCTGAATCTTCTACTACTCTTACTGTTTTCAAGACGGTTCAGAATGTTGTGAGTTTCTCCTTTCACTCTTATCTCTCGTTCAAAGGATAGAAAAGTGGACTATACAAATAAGTTGATGACTGTCTTTTTTCCCCTTTTCATTTAAAAACAGTGGGATAAACCTGAGGACCGGTTGGGACTAATTGGTTTAGGCTTTTCAGCTGTAGTAGCAGTTTGGGCATCAGCAAATTTGATCACGGTAATTTAAGTATTTAACTTGATCATTGAGATATCATGATCCAGACAAACATCTCTTGAGCCAGTTCACAATATATTCTTTTGTCAAAGTATCTTAACACAAATGGTATCTAGATATGTTGATTTTGGGTATCAAATTAGTCAGAGTGACATTTGTTTTCAAATATAGGGAGATTGTCTATTGAATATTCATTTGCAGCATTCTAATATTGTTTTTGCCTTTGTGAATTTTGTACATAGGCTGTTGACAAATTACCAATTATCCCTACTGCACTAGAATTAATTGGGATACTATTTACTGCGGTAAATGAATACAGATTAAATCTTCTATTTATATTCTTAATGTGCTTAATGTTGTATAGTAACATAACCTTCTCTTTTTATTTCAGTGGTTTACATATCGATATCTCTTGTTCAAGCCCGACCGGTAAGTATTATTGCTCACCTTCATCTTGATATTGACTACATCATAATATTAATAGCATTGGTCGAAATCTACGTCAAAGGACTAATTATAACCATGCAAATTGCAAAATTGGTTGATGATTAAAGCTACCTTGTAAAGAGACTAACCTGTCTCAATTATAGTGGTTAATGATTTTTTTCCTACAATACTTTCTTAAATCGGATCTTTTTTGCTTGTCCTTTGTGACAGAGATCTCAATAAATTGGCTAGTATTGTACCTAATTTGCAAGCAATTCCATTTGAATGTTTTTTACTTACACAGGGAAGAGCTCTTTAGAATCCTGAACAAGTCAGTATCAGATATTTTGGGCCAGTAATTTGTGCTTCCAAAATGTTCCTGTAGATTGTAATTTTAAGTGTAGATTACGAGTTGCTGTAAAAGTTCTTCTGTTGGAGGATTGGATGAAAAGATGCAGCAAGAATTGTAGAAAGGGTCTTGTTTGTAGGGTGAATGATCAATTTGTTACACATCAATGAATTAAAGCTTGCATCTATTTGCTTAGCTTCTTTTTCACCGGAAACACTTAAATAGGAAGGGTGGGATCACCTTTCTAcatagataaaataaataatgttTTTATCATAAATTATGTTGATAGATAATTCATTAACATGTTGTATCTTACTATCCTTTCGACCTTTCCCATCTCACCCCCTAAAATAATCCAAAAAATATGGTGAAGTGTGAACTAATGTAACATGTATATATGCACTCACAAATTTAAGTCCAACTTTGTCATAGATAATTGCATGTGATTTTCAAATCAAGCTGTCCCTGTGAAAGAAAGATACTTAGAAGTTAGAATGCATTTAAATAAAGTTACTCCATGCTAGTAGTATTATTCCAAATGTTTATTCATTAACTAATCAACCCATATTTTTCTATGAGAAATTCATGCTTTTATAATCATCTTTTGGTTGTGTaagtaatattttattaaaattctataTAAGGA from Arachis ipaensis cultivar K30076 chromosome B09, Araip1.1, whole genome shotgun sequence includes these protein-coding regions:
- the LOC107619091 gene encoding protein CURVATURE THYLAKOID 1C, chloroplastic, which encodes MASTVASLLPPLLVHGRQSHAVTMHSFPLSPPLFERRNHTAFVVKASGDSSESSTTLTVFKTVQNVWDKPEDRLGLIGLGFSAVVAVWASANLITAVDKLPIIPTALELIGILFTAWFTYRYLLFKPDREELFRILNKSVSDILGQ